From Halosolutus amylolyticus, a single genomic window includes:
- a CDS encoding carboxylate--amine ligase: protein MYGERDDASVLVPGIDAPSTVACLRSLRPRGVGTIVGSERATTPAAASRYCDEFVQLPDPAADLSAYGEALFSIAERSDVRTIIPVREEDIYVLAANRAAFADVVATPWPTFDTLRQVQDRVDLFAAAEAAGVATPETTLLSEWTDWERETIVKPRYTVAAPEYLGPEADCEIGSTVYRTPGSPPEVAASIERHGHEPLVQELVPDSREYGFFALYDHGEPVATFQHCQHRGWEYCGGPSAYRESVSIPELEDAGRSLLDELEWHGLAMVEFLRDPETDEFKLMEINPRFWSSLPFSVRVGADFPYYYWRMAMDEPIEPGPTYAVGVGGHLLRGEVSYLHSILAEEYPTVERPAFGPALREVATSIVREPRFDYAVADDPRPFLRDGLNVARDWWDGYARPRLTGDSRSAEAAGGDDPIRDEQDAVETDASL, encoded by the coding sequence ATGTACGGAGAGAGGGACGACGCGAGCGTCCTCGTGCCGGGGATCGACGCCCCGAGCACGGTCGCCTGCCTGCGCTCGCTGCGTCCGCGCGGGGTCGGGACGATCGTCGGATCGGAGCGCGCGACGACACCGGCTGCCGCCTCGAGATACTGCGACGAGTTCGTCCAGTTACCCGATCCCGCGGCGGATCTGTCCGCGTACGGCGAGGCGCTGTTCTCGATCGCGGAGCGGTCCGACGTCCGGACGATCATCCCGGTTCGCGAAGAGGACATCTACGTCCTCGCGGCGAACAGGGCGGCGTTCGCCGATGTCGTCGCAACGCCGTGGCCGACGTTCGACACCCTCCGGCAGGTCCAGGACCGCGTCGACCTCTTCGCGGCCGCGGAGGCGGCGGGCGTGGCGACCCCCGAGACCACGTTGCTGTCGGAATGGACCGACTGGGAGCGCGAGACGATCGTCAAACCGCGGTACACGGTCGCCGCACCCGAGTATCTCGGCCCGGAGGCCGACTGCGAGATCGGGTCGACGGTCTACCGGACGCCCGGGAGTCCGCCGGAGGTCGCCGCCAGTATCGAACGGCACGGCCACGAGCCGCTCGTCCAGGAACTGGTCCCCGACTCGCGGGAGTACGGCTTCTTCGCCCTCTACGACCACGGTGAGCCGGTCGCGACGTTCCAGCACTGCCAGCACCGCGGCTGGGAGTACTGCGGCGGGCCGAGCGCGTACCGGGAGTCGGTCTCGATTCCCGAACTCGAGGACGCCGGCCGGTCCTTGCTCGACGAACTCGAGTGGCACGGCCTCGCGATGGTCGAGTTCCTGCGCGATCCCGAGACGGACGAATTCAAGCTGATGGAGATCAATCCCCGGTTCTGGTCGTCGCTTCCCTTCTCGGTCCGCGTCGGGGCCGATTTCCCGTACTACTACTGGCGGATGGCGATGGACGAACCGATCGAGCCGGGGCCGACCTACGCGGTCGGGGTCGGCGGCCACCTGCTCCGGGGCGAGGTGAGCTACCTGCACAGCATCCTCGCTGAGGAGTACCCGACGGTCGAGCGCCCCGCGTTCGGACCCGCACTCCGCGAGGTCGCGACCTCCATCGTTCGCGAACCGCGGTTCGACTACGCCGTCGCCGACGATCCGCGCCCGTTCCTCAGGGACGGGCTGAACGTCGCCCGGGACTGGTGGGACGGGTACGCGCGGCCGCGGCTGACCGGCGATTCCCGATCGGCCGAGGCGGCCGGTGGGGACGATCCGATCCGCGACGAACAGGACGCTGTCGAAACCGACGCGTCGCTGTAG
- a CDS encoding coiled-coil protein encodes MVDESKNIELTEDDLENKSKGQLIKMAGQLRDRRNELNQMASERASKRDELNAKTREKVDEAQEHREKRDELNEDVQEHKEKRNELNAEANELFDRVEELKSDMELNEGKDLEELEEEIEQLEFKQQTEVLSSEEEKELIEKIESKREEYEERKQKLDQNEDLEELVEEAEEVRSEASQHHQKVTELADKAQEHHNQMIEAYREADDIRDEADEMHEKFVEAQEAADQHHEDFVRVQKRLRELDKKEEEERKSERDKKKEEAKEEAEEIYQKFKEGETLDTEDLMKLQKTGLL; translated from the coding sequence ATGGTAGACGAATCGAAAAACATCGAACTGACAGAAGACGACCTCGAAAACAAATCGAAAGGACAGCTCATCAAGATGGCCGGTCAACTCCGAGACCGGCGAAACGAACTGAACCAGATGGCGTCCGAGCGGGCGTCCAAACGCGACGAGCTCAACGCGAAGACTCGCGAAAAGGTCGACGAAGCCCAGGAGCACCGCGAGAAACGCGACGAGCTCAACGAGGACGTCCAGGAACACAAGGAAAAGCGCAACGAGCTCAACGCCGAGGCCAACGAGCTGTTCGACCGCGTCGAAGAGCTCAAATCGGACATGGAGCTCAACGAGGGCAAGGACCTGGAAGAACTCGAGGAGGAAATCGAGCAGCTCGAGTTCAAACAGCAGACCGAGGTCCTCTCCAGTGAAGAGGAGAAAGAGCTCATCGAGAAGATCGAGTCCAAGCGCGAGGAGTACGAGGAGCGCAAGCAGAAGCTCGATCAGAACGAGGACCTGGAAGAACTCGTCGAGGAAGCCGAGGAAGTCCGATCGGAAGCCTCCCAGCACCACCAGAAAGTCACGGAACTCGCGGACAAGGCCCAGGAACATCACAACCAGATGATCGAGGCCTACCGCGAGGCCGACGACATCCGTGACGAGGCCGACGAGATGCACGAGAAGTTCGTGGAGGCCCAGGAGGCCGCCGACCAGCACCACGAGGACTTCGTGCGCGTCCAGAAGCGCCTGCGCGAACTGGACAAGAAGGAAGAAGAGGAGCGCAAGTCCGAGCGCGACAAGAAGAAAGAGGAGGCCAAAGAAGAGGCCGAGGAGATCTATCAGAAGTTCAAGGAAGGCGAAACCCTCGACACCGAGGACCTGATGAAACTCCAGAAGACGGGACTGCTCTAG
- a CDS encoding glycoside hydrolase family 2: MTDGWTGGVVESIGADGSPTVDEWQPVTVPGRSGAFAADRDDGTIAYRATVPDPRERDIERALLELRGTYGRTRVWMNGTELGEHEPHFVPARFEFEPDAENELLVVCEPPSSFDGIYGTDEVPAETAMPGIWWDVTVESRPRTFCRRLDATPRLDGDGAAIEVDLEIDAGAALDDAVTFSVRPEGFRGGASMERTPVTAAAGERVTVSKTIEVRDPSLWWPRGHGPQRRYTVRAKLGGDAVEETVGFCHVERDDDGLVVNGTRVPARGFTRLPGGDPETDVERAVEANATIVRPRAHVPPREFYRAADEAGLLVWQDLPAIGPDLDVDRGTTLATTLAGEYGHHPSLAMYGVQDRPTDPFADPLGTGFLAKLRLRYRVWQTAVDHDAARTIADDFPDDRPVVPVTGAPGTDPDAAHLAPGWQYLAPADVDWLLDRYPSFGSIVTGFGAGSLTADVDPETVPGLDRAAPARRPNDVEDSQRYQTRTLKTVTEALRRRGCGVLTAATLRDPTPGGGMGVLAQDGEPKAAYEAIALSFEPVQAVLDGPPEPGSVGITLCNDTTDDLEPTVGWRAGTETGETSVSVGPLETASAGTARIPADADRIDLEVSTADRTVRNRYSL, from the coding sequence ATGACTGACGGGTGGACGGGCGGGGTCGTCGAATCGATCGGAGCCGACGGGTCGCCCACCGTTGACGAGTGGCAGCCGGTCACCGTTCCCGGCCGGTCCGGCGCGTTCGCCGCCGATCGAGACGACGGAACGATCGCGTACCGGGCGACCGTCCCGGATCCGCGCGAGCGAGATATCGAACGGGCGCTCCTGGAACTTCGCGGGACGTACGGTCGGACGCGGGTCTGGATGAACGGGACCGAACTGGGCGAACACGAACCGCACTTCGTCCCGGCGCGGTTCGAGTTCGAGCCGGACGCCGAGAACGAACTGCTCGTCGTCTGCGAACCGCCGTCGTCGTTCGACGGGATCTACGGCACCGACGAGGTTCCGGCCGAGACGGCGATGCCCGGGATCTGGTGGGACGTGACCGTCGAATCCCGACCCCGGACGTTCTGCCGACGACTCGACGCGACGCCGCGGCTGGACGGTGACGGGGCCGCGATCGAGGTCGACCTCGAGATAGACGCCGGTGCGGCGCTCGACGACGCCGTCACGTTCTCGGTCCGCCCCGAGGGGTTCCGCGGCGGCGCCTCGATGGAGCGCACGCCGGTCACGGCGGCCGCCGGCGAGCGCGTGACCGTCTCGAAGACGATCGAGGTTCGCGACCCGTCGCTGTGGTGGCCGCGCGGACACGGCCCCCAGCGACGGTACACCGTGCGCGCGAAACTCGGCGGGGACGCCGTCGAGGAGACGGTCGGGTTCTGTCACGTTGAGCGCGACGACGACGGCCTGGTCGTCAACGGGACCCGGGTCCCCGCCCGCGGCTTCACGCGACTCCCCGGCGGCGATCCGGAGACCGACGTCGAGCGGGCGGTCGAGGCGAACGCGACGATCGTTCGCCCCCGCGCACACGTTCCGCCGCGGGAGTTCTACCGGGCCGCCGACGAGGCCGGACTCCTCGTCTGGCAGGACCTCCCGGCGATCGGCCCCGACCTCGACGTCGACCGCGGGACGACGCTCGCGACGACGCTCGCGGGGGAGTACGGCCACCACCCGAGTCTCGCGATGTACGGCGTCCAGGACCGGCCGACGGACCCGTTCGCCGACCCCCTCGGGACGGGGTTCCTCGCGAAGCTTCGACTCCGGTACCGGGTGTGGCAGACGGCGGTCGACCACGACGCGGCGAGAACGATCGCCGACGACTTCCCGGACGATCGGCCGGTCGTCCCCGTCACGGGCGCGCCGGGGACCGATCCCGACGCCGCCCACCTCGCGCCGGGCTGGCAGTACCTCGCGCCCGCGGACGTGGACTGGCTCCTCGATCGGTACCCGTCGTTCGGATCGATCGTCACCGGTTTCGGGGCCGGTTCGCTGACCGCGGACGTCGACCCCGAGACGGTGCCGGGGCTCGATCGGGCCGCTCCCGCCCGGCGGCCGAACGACGTCGAGGACTCCCAGCGCTACCAGACCCGGACGCTGAAGACCGTGACCGAGGCACTGCGCCGCCGGGGCTGTGGCGTCCTCACCGCGGCGACGCTTCGCGACCCGACGCCGGGTGGCGGGATGGGCGTCCTGGCCCAGGACGGCGAGCCGAAAGCGGCCTACGAGGCGATCGCGCTGTCGTTCGAACCCGTCCAGGCCGTCCTCGACGGGCCGCCGGAACCCGGCAGCGTCGGCATCACCCTCTGTAACGACACGACCGACGACCTCGAACCCACCGTCGGCTGGCGCGCCGGGACCGAGACCGGCGAGACGTCCGTCAGCGTCGGCCCGCTCGAAACCGCGAGTGCGGGAACGGCGAGGATTCCGGCCGACGCCGATCGGATCGACCTCGAGGTGTCGACGGCCGATCGAACGGTCCGTAACCGATACAGTTTATAA
- a CDS encoding tubulin/FtsZ family protein, which translates to MKVALIGVGQAGGKVTERLTRFDAEMGFGAVQGALAINSAEPDLESLEFADTELIGADRVNGHGVGGDNELGTEIMQSDIEQVLGALDGRVTSKAEAIFVVAGLGGGTGSGGAPVLVHHLQRVYDVPVYALGVLPGRNEGSLYQANAGRSLKTLLREADATLLIDNDAWHEQGESVEGAFETINEKIARRVGLLFASGEAVEGVGESVVDSSEVINTLRSGGVATLGYASAVAAEESAENINTVMTVARQALLTGTSLPDATTADSALLVVAGDPDRIPRKGVEKSRKWLEDETESMQVRGGDFPLESDRLGALVLLGGAERSDRIERFMERAKEAKRAQERDDTDHAEAFADDRLENLF; encoded by the coding sequence ATGAAAGTCGCCCTGATTGGGGTTGGACAGGCCGGTGGGAAGGTCACCGAACGGCTCACCCGGTTCGACGCGGAAATGGGCTTCGGGGCCGTCCAGGGAGCGCTGGCCATCAACTCCGCGGAACCGGACCTCGAATCGCTCGAGTTTGCGGACACGGAACTGATCGGTGCCGATCGCGTCAACGGCCACGGCGTCGGCGGCGACAACGAACTCGGCACCGAGATCATGCAGTCCGACATCGAGCAGGTCCTCGGCGCGCTCGACGGCCGCGTCACCTCGAAAGCCGAGGCGATCTTCGTCGTCGCCGGCCTCGGCGGCGGCACCGGTAGCGGCGGCGCGCCCGTCCTCGTCCACCACCTCCAGCGGGTCTACGACGTTCCCGTCTACGCGCTGGGCGTCCTCCCCGGCCGCAACGAGGGCTCGCTCTACCAGGCCAACGCCGGCCGATCGCTGAAGACGCTCCTCCGCGAGGCCGACGCGACGCTCCTGATCGACAACGACGCCTGGCACGAGCAGGGCGAGAGCGTCGAAGGAGCCTTCGAGACGATCAACGAGAAGATCGCCCGCCGGGTCGGCCTGCTGTTCGCCTCCGGCGAGGCGGTCGAGGGCGTCGGCGAAAGCGTGGTCGACTCGAGCGAAGTGATCAACACCCTCCGATCGGGCGGCGTGGCGACGCTCGGCTACGCCAGCGCGGTCGCCGCCGAGGAGAGCGCGGAGAACATCAACACGGTGATGACCGTCGCGCGACAGGCCCTGCTGACCGGGACCAGCCTGCCGGACGCGACGACGGCCGACTCGGCGCTGCTGGTCGTCGCCGGCGATCCCGACCGCATTCCCCGCAAGGGCGTCGAAAAATCCCGCAAGTGGCTCGAGGACGAGACCGAGAGCATGCAGGTCCGTGGCGGCGACTTCCCGCTCGAGAGCGATCGACTCGGAGCGCTCGTCCTGCTGGGCGGGGCCGAACGCTCCGATCGGATCGAACGGTTCATGGAGCGCGCCAAAGAGGCGAAACGCGCCCAGGAGCGCGACGACACCGATCACGCCGAGGCGTTCGCGGACGATCGGCTCGAGAACCTGTTCTAG
- a CDS encoding DUF5791 family protein, with the protein MFYEQRMSVPDSPAALRNEYDRDLAAVVEERGVDAVADETDVDRDQLETLAEGDSPALTLEEAARIQSLAEGEPDADTIETMATEHLLLGMSTAVLDVDAVESRLAIEMDAKEIQQKIERRAPMSFEEFVHVQYVIADGAP; encoded by the coding sequence ATGTTCTACGAACAGCGGATGTCCGTCCCGGACTCGCCCGCGGCCCTCCGAAACGAGTACGATCGCGACCTCGCGGCAGTCGTCGAGGAGCGCGGCGTCGACGCCGTCGCCGACGAAACCGACGTCGATCGCGACCAGCTCGAAACGCTGGCCGAGGGCGACTCGCCGGCCCTCACACTCGAGGAGGCGGCCCGGATCCAGTCGCTCGCCGAGGGCGAACCCGACGCCGACACGATCGAGACGATGGCCACCGAGCACCTGCTACTGGGAATGTCGACCGCGGTGCTCGACGTGGACGCCGTCGAGAGCCGCCTCGCGATCGAGATGGACGCCAAGGAGATTCAACAGAAGATCGAACGGCGCGCGCCGATGTCCTTCGAGGAGTTCGTCCACGTTCAGTACGTGATCGCCGACGGCGCCCCCTGA
- a CDS encoding SDR family oxidoreductase, producing MQVAILGCGYVGLELGRQLADRGHEVVGVRRSADGVEEIGNAGFEGVRADVTDPNDLAAVPDVDAIVFAASSGGRGAEAAREVYVEGLETAIEAFGERDDPPERLVYTSSTGVHGDHDGDWVDEETPIEPTTDKTAVLAEAERIALERPPEYGFDGTVARYAGLYGPDRYRLERYLEGPVTEGYLNMVHRDDAAGAVRYLLEENLARGEVVQVVDDEPVDKWEFADWLADECHNRTASDRQPERSRSGDGTHRPPKRTKAERLEADDLSEAARRRILTSKRCANEKLRDLGYEFAYPTFREGYRDAIESYCE from the coding sequence ATGCAGGTCGCAATCCTTGGCTGTGGCTACGTCGGGCTCGAACTCGGCCGCCAGCTCGCCGACCGGGGCCACGAGGTCGTCGGCGTCCGCCGGTCGGCCGACGGGGTCGAGGAAATCGGGAACGCGGGCTTCGAGGGGGTTCGAGCGGACGTCACCGATCCGAACGACCTCGCGGCGGTTCCAGACGTCGACGCGATCGTCTTCGCCGCCAGCAGCGGCGGCCGCGGTGCCGAAGCGGCCCGCGAGGTGTACGTCGAGGGACTGGAGACGGCGATCGAGGCCTTCGGCGAGCGCGACGACCCGCCGGAACGGCTGGTCTACACCTCCTCGACGGGGGTCCACGGCGACCACGACGGGGACTGGGTGGACGAGGAGACGCCGATCGAGCCGACCACCGACAAGACCGCGGTACTCGCCGAGGCCGAGCGAATCGCGCTCGAACGGCCCCCGGAGTACGGGTTCGACGGCACCGTGGCGCGCTACGCCGGCCTCTACGGCCCCGATCGGTACCGCCTCGAGCGCTACCTCGAGGGGCCGGTCACGGAAGGGTACCTGAACATGGTTCACCGGGACGACGCCGCCGGCGCGGTTCGCTACCTGCTCGAAGAGAACCTCGCTCGCGGCGAGGTCGTCCAGGTCGTCGACGACGAACCCGTCGACAAGTGGGAGTTCGCCGACTGGCTGGCCGACGAATGCCACAATCGGACTGCGTCCGACAGGCAGCCGGAACGCTCGCGTTCCGGCGACGGGACCCATCGACCGCCGAAGCGAACCAAAGCCGAGCGACTCGAGGCCGACGACCTCTCGGAAGCCGCGCGGCGACGGATCCTGACGAGCAAGCGCTGTGCCAACGAGAAACTTCGCGACCTGGGCTACGAGTTCGCGTACCCGACGTTCCGCGAGGGCTACCGCGACGCGATCGAGAGCTACTGCGAGTGA
- a CDS encoding DHH family phosphoesterase — protein sequence MGSRSVPPSAASGADVLVIESVSDWAQSLDPLVLSLLVLAVVGLGLGGWWVVRWFRRPPGVRLQRVLDSHDDVAILMHPNPDPDAMSCAMGVAAIAETVDTDTTLQFPGEIRHQENRAFRTVLGLDLDRVESGSDLAADAVVLVDHNTPRGFTGAQMIEPIAVVDHHPGNGAGTKFTDVRTEYGAASTILVEYVEAIGGTTDDEDEDGPPISPELATGLLYGIQSDTNHLTNGCSRAEFEAAAYLYDAIDEDLLERIANPQVSDDVLQIKATAITEKRVEGPFAVCDVGEIGNVDAIPQAADELMHLEGVTAVVVYGQHDGTLHLSGRSRDDRVHMGETLRHAVSDIPMANAGGHARMGGGQISIDHMEGIGPSDGISKPEFEERLFSALSGERS from the coding sequence ATGGGTTCCCGGAGCGTCCCCCCGAGCGCCGCATCCGGGGCGGACGTGTTAGTAATCGAGTCTGTCTCCGACTGGGCACAGTCGCTCGATCCGCTCGTTCTCTCGTTGCTCGTCCTCGCTGTGGTCGGACTCGGACTCGGCGGCTGGTGGGTCGTCCGCTGGTTCCGCCGTCCGCCGGGCGTGCGGCTCCAGCGAGTACTCGACTCCCACGACGACGTGGCGATCCTGATGCACCCCAATCCCGATCCGGACGCGATGTCGTGTGCGATGGGGGTCGCCGCGATCGCGGAGACGGTCGACACCGACACGACGCTGCAGTTCCCCGGCGAGATCCGCCACCAGGAGAACCGCGCGTTCCGGACCGTCCTCGGCCTCGACCTGGACCGGGTCGAGTCGGGGTCGGACCTGGCCGCCGACGCGGTCGTCCTGGTCGATCACAACACGCCGCGTGGGTTCACGGGCGCGCAGATGATCGAACCGATCGCCGTGGTCGACCACCATCCGGGAAACGGTGCCGGCACGAAGTTTACCGACGTCCGGACCGAGTACGGCGCGGCGTCGACGATCCTCGTCGAGTACGTCGAGGCGATCGGCGGGACGACGGACGACGAGGACGAGGACGGGCCGCCGATCTCGCCGGAACTCGCGACGGGCCTGCTCTACGGCATCCAGTCCGATACGAACCACCTGACGAACGGCTGTTCGCGCGCCGAGTTCGAGGCCGCCGCGTACCTCTACGACGCCATCGACGAGGACCTGCTCGAACGGATCGCCAACCCGCAGGTCAGCGACGACGTGTTGCAGATCAAGGCGACGGCAATCACCGAGAAACGCGTCGAGGGGCCGTTTGCGGTCTGTGACGTCGGGGAGATCGGCAACGTCGACGCGATCCCCCAGGCGGCGGACGAACTCATGCACCTGGAGGGCGTGACGGCCGTCGTCGTCTACGGCCAGCACGACGGAACCCTCCACCTCTCCGGCCGATCGCGGGACGATCGGGTCCACATGGGCGAGACGCTCCGCCACGCCGTCAGCGACATTCCGATGGCCAACGCGGGCGGGCACGCCCGCATGGGCGGCGGCCAGATCTCGATCGATCACATGGAAGGGATCGGCCCCTCCGACGGAATCAGCAAACCGGAGTTCGAGGAACGGCTCTTTTCGGCGCTGTCGGGCGAACGATCGTAG
- a CDS encoding carbohydrate kinase family protein, translating into MSYARLRDRLSSIAEESKQIVTLPDGSVDYCYRVTGAGGDRVESPAALGRHLRAGDGETFPIELVDVRPGGQAVNAATQVHALGDDATVVGHLDHEVLADLPFETHSMGPPAAIHVFAFDGEEVLFPERSSQPPDWNVDDLTAVVDWDRIAAADALCCTNWAIYRGLTGVLDRLAESADGVPVVVDPGAIELVVDADLETLLDALARAESSIDVALSVNRTEYETVAAVAGVPGEPTTDHAEAVRSALGISAVVYHGADDAIAATPSDTISVAMLETGDPTLTLGAGDRFSGALACALARDWPWEAALSLGNACAAAFVESAETADSEALDARLRDHR; encoded by the coding sequence GTGAGCTACGCACGTCTGCGCGATCGGCTCTCGTCCATTGCCGAGGAGTCGAAGCAGATCGTCACGCTTCCCGACGGGAGCGTCGACTACTGCTACCGGGTCACGGGGGCCGGCGGCGATCGGGTCGAATCACCCGCCGCGCTCGGCCGCCACCTCCGTGCGGGCGACGGCGAGACGTTCCCGATCGAACTGGTCGACGTCCGTCCCGGCGGGCAAGCGGTCAACGCCGCGACGCAGGTCCACGCGCTGGGCGACGACGCGACGGTCGTCGGCCACCTCGATCACGAGGTGCTCGCGGATCTGCCCTTCGAGACCCACTCGATGGGACCGCCCGCGGCGATCCACGTCTTCGCGTTCGACGGCGAGGAGGTTCTCTTTCCCGAGCGATCGAGCCAGCCGCCCGACTGGAACGTCGACGACCTCACCGCGGTCGTCGACTGGGACCGGATCGCGGCCGCGGACGCCCTCTGCTGTACGAACTGGGCCATCTATCGCGGCCTCACCGGCGTCCTCGATCGACTGGCCGAGAGCGCCGACGGCGTGCCCGTCGTGGTCGATCCCGGCGCGATCGAACTGGTCGTGGACGCCGACCTCGAGACCCTCCTCGACGCGCTGGCTCGCGCCGAGTCGTCGATCGACGTCGCCCTGAGCGTCAACCGGACCGAGTACGAGACCGTCGCGGCCGTCGCCGGTGTCCCCGGCGAACCGACGACCGACCACGCCGAAGCGGTGCGATCCGCGCTCGGGATCTCCGCCGTCGTCTACCACGGCGCGGACGACGCGATCGCGGCCACCCCGTCGGACACGATTTCGGTCGCGATGCTCGAGACCGGCGACCCGACGCTCACGCTCGGCGCGGGAGACCGGTTCTCCGGCGCGCTCGCCTGCGCGCTGGCGCGAGATTGGCCGTGGGAGGCCGCGCTGTCGCTCGGGAACGCCTGTGCCGCGGCGTTCGTCGAGAGCGCCGAGACGGCCGATAGCGAAGCGCTGGACGCGCGGTTGCGAGACCACCGATGA
- a CDS encoding HVO_0758 family zinc finger protein, translated as MKSVRKALRDGELEKDTYDRLVCGECEKPLKTENDPDEIKTVRICPDCAAEWKEIR; from the coding sequence ATGAAATCAGTCCGGAAGGCACTCCGTGACGGCGAACTCGAGAAGGACACGTACGATCGACTCGTCTGTGGCGAGTGCGAGAAGCCCCTGAAGACCGAGAACGACCCGGACGAGATCAAGACGGTCCGGATCTGCCCCGACTGCGCCGCGGAGTGGAAGGAGATCCGCTGA
- a CDS encoding glycosyl transferase family 2: MEYVQERIATLHDFGTGGSVATGDALAGAVRDAAVVVPMTDRELESPAAARVLGELERLDPAAVIVPVRSAPDRIGPFREWLASFGLPIEVLWCNAPAVDTLLDEAGLAGELGKGRDVWLALGPAADVGEYVVVHDADARSYEAEHVRRLLAPLTMDVAFSKGYYARVEEGRLYGRLFRLFYEPLVRTLSGAHDAAILDYLGSFRYALAGEFAATADLARRLRSPRTWGLEVGTLGDAFAHAGFAGTAQVDLGRHVHDHRAVAGEAGLEGMSRDVATTLLRVIEEHGVAPDYDTLPGRYRNVGERLIDQYAADAAFNGLSYDRAGERDQLARYAESIVPPGPDRRLPSWREAPFAPGDVRAAAQPWVGGRIGSSADD, translated from the coding sequence ATGGAGTACGTCCAGGAGCGGATCGCGACGCTCCACGATTTCGGTACCGGAGGAAGCGTCGCGACCGGTGACGCGCTCGCGGGGGCCGTCAGGGACGCGGCGGTCGTCGTCCCGATGACCGATCGCGAACTCGAGAGTCCGGCCGCCGCGCGCGTGCTGGGCGAACTCGAACGCCTCGATCCCGCCGCCGTGATCGTCCCCGTCCGTTCCGCTCCCGATCGGATCGGTCCCTTCCGCGAGTGGCTCGCGTCCTTCGGACTCCCGATCGAGGTGCTGTGGTGCAACGCGCCCGCGGTCGATACCCTCCTGGACGAGGCCGGGTTGGCGGGCGAGTTGGGGAAAGGCCGGGACGTCTGGCTCGCGCTCGGCCCCGCCGCGGACGTCGGCGAGTACGTGGTCGTCCACGACGCCGACGCCCGCAGCTACGAGGCCGAGCACGTCCGCCGCCTGCTCGCTCCCCTGACGATGGACGTCGCCTTCTCGAAAGGATACTACGCGCGCGTCGAGGAGGGCAGGCTCTACGGCAGGCTCTTCCGCCTGTTCTACGAACCCCTGGTCCGGACGCTCTCCGGGGCCCACGACGCGGCGATCCTCGACTATCTCGGCTCGTTCCGCTACGCGCTCGCCGGCGAGTTCGCCGCCACCGCCGACCTCGCTCGCCGACTCCGATCGCCCCGAACGTGGGGGCTAGAGGTCGGCACGCTCGGCGACGCCTTCGCACACGCCGGCTTCGCGGGTACCGCGCAGGTCGACCTCGGCCGCCACGTCCACGACCACCGCGCGGTCGCCGGCGAGGCCGGTCTGGAGGGAATGAGCCGCGACGTCGCGACCACCCTCCTGCGGGTGATCGAGGAACACGGCGTCGCGCCCGACTACGACACCCTCCCCGGTCGGTACCGGAACGTCGGCGAGCGACTGATCGATCAGTACGCGGCCGACGCGGCGTTCAACGGCCTCTCGTACGATCGAGCCGGCGAACGCGACCAACTGGCCCGCTACGCCGAGTCGATCGTCCCGCCGGGACCCGATCGTCGGCTGCCGTCGTGGCGCGAGGCCCCCTTCGCACCGGGGGACGTTCGCGCGGCGGCACAACCGTGGGTCGGCGGCCGAATCGGCTCCAGCGCGGACGACTGA
- a CDS encoding DUF7109 family protein, whose protein sequence is MDATADELAGVVDLFGGLTRAELERALAEAAFRADGQSVDEAALADAIDRGVETFALVRYERDGDGGGPSAESAGDEDTGPLLVAGPTAFPTVPEHAEDVPHILDVEPRRLDREALGDRTRSRFADAVDRAIEAGDDDRIEHLIDVSYDIEAWAPIDVADDRRRLEAALE, encoded by the coding sequence ATGGACGCCACCGCCGACGAACTCGCCGGCGTGGTCGACCTCTTCGGCGGGTTGACCCGCGCGGAACTCGAACGCGCACTCGCGGAGGCCGCCTTCCGGGCCGACGGCCAGTCCGTCGACGAGGCCGCCCTCGCGGACGCGATCGATCGGGGCGTCGAGACCTTCGCCCTCGTCCGGTACGAGCGGGACGGCGACGGCGGCGGCCCCTCGGCCGAGAGCGCTGGCGACGAGGACACAGGGCCGCTGCTGGTCGCGGGACCGACGGCGTTTCCGACGGTTCCGGAGCACGCCGAAGACGTCCCCCACATCCTCGACGTCGAGCCGCGACGGCTCGATCGCGAGGCCCTCGGGGACCGGACGCGATCGCGGTTCGCCGACGCGGTCGATCGAGCGATCGAGGCGGGCGACGACGACCGAATCGAGCACCTGATCGACGTCAGCTACGATATCGAAGCGTGGGCGCCGATCGACGTGGCCGACGACCGACGGCGGCTGGAAGCGGCTCTCGAGTGA